In Peromyscus maniculatus bairdii isolate BWxNUB_F1_BW_parent chromosome 9, HU_Pman_BW_mat_3.1, whole genome shotgun sequence, one genomic interval encodes:
- the Zswim8 gene encoding zinc finger SWIM domain-containing protein 8 isoform X3, translated as MELMFAEWEDGERFSFEDSDRFEEDSLCSFISEAESLCQNWRGWRKQSAGPNSPTGGGGGGGSGGTRMRDGLVIPLVELSAKQVAFHIPFEVVEKVYPPVPEQLQLRIAFWSFPENEEDIRLYSCLANGSADEFQRGDQLFRMRAVKDPLQIGFHLSATVVPPQMVPPKGAYNVAVMFDRCRVTSCSCTCGAGAKWCTHVVALCLFRIHNASAVCLRAPVSESLSRLQRDQLQKFAQYLISELPQQILPTAQRLLDELLSSQSTAINTVCGAPDPTAGPSASEQSTWYLDESTLTDNIKKTLHKFCGPSPVVFSDVNSMYLSSTEPPAAAEWACLLRPLRGREPEGVWNLLSIVREMFKRRDSNAAPLLEILTDQCLTYEQITGWWYSVRTSASHSSASGHTGRSNGQSEVAAHACASMCDEMVTLWRLAVLDPALSPQRRRELCAQLRQWQLKVIENVKRGQHKKTLERLFPGFRPAVEACYFNWEEAYPLPGVTYSGTDRKLALCWARALPARSGGSRSGGLEESRPRPLPTEPAVRPKEPGAKRKGLGEGVSSQRGPRRLSAEGGDKALHKMGAGGGKAKVLGATGSGGKSSSGSGGKRRLSSEDSSLEPDLAEMSLDDSSLALGAEASTFGGFPESPPPCPSVGSRGPSTFLPEPPDTYEEDAGVYFSEGPEPPTASAGRPSLLPGEVCARDDLPSTDDSGSGLHKTTEAAPAIGEEEDDYQAYYLNAQDGAGGEEEKAEGGAGEEHDLFAGLKPLEQESRMEVLFACAEALHAHGYSSEASRLTVELAQDLLANPPDLKGKKNKVSTSRQTWVATNTLTKAAFLLTVLSERPEHHNLAFRVGMFALELQRPPASTKALEVKLAYQESEVAALLKKIPLGPSEMSTMRCRAEELREGTLCDYRPVLPLMLASFIFDVLCAPVVSPTGSRPPSRNWNNEMPGDEELGFEAAVAALGMKTTVSEAEHPLLCEGTRREKGDLALALMITYKDDQAKLKKILDKLLDRESQTHKPQTLSSFYSSSRPATANQRSPSKHGAPAAPGALQPLTSGSAGPAQAGNVTGAGPGPTEGFTEKSVPESSPHSPCEGLPPEAALTPRPEGKVPSRLALGSRGGYNGRGWGSPGRPKKKHTGMASIDSSAPETTSDSSPTLSRRPLRGGWAPTSWGRGQDSDSISSSSSDSLGSSSSSGSRRASASGGARAKTVEVGRCYKGRRPESHAPHVPNQPSEAAAHFYFELAKTVLIKAGGNSSTSIFTHPSSSGGHQGPHRNLHLCAFEIGLYALGLHNFVSPNWLSRTYSSHVSWITGQAMEIGSAALTILVECWDGHLTPPEVASLADRASRARDSNMVRAAAELALSCLPHAHALNPNEIQRALVQCKEQDNLMLEKACMAVEEAAKGGGVYPEVLFEVAHQWFWLYEQTAGGSSTAREGAASCSGSGMRAAGEAGRGLPEGRGAPGTEPVTVAAAAVTAAATVVPVISVGSSLYPGPGLGHGHSPGLHPYTALQPHLPCSPQYLTHPAHPAHPMPHMPRPAVFPVPSSAYPQGVHPAFLGAQYPYSVTPPSLAATAVTFPVPSMAPITVHPYHTEPGLPLPTSVALSSVHPASTFPAIQGASLPALTTQPSPLVSGGFPPPEEETHSQPVSPHSLHHLHAAYRVGMLALEMLGRRAHNDHPNNFSRSPPYTDDVKWLLGLAAKLGDRHGDAAAAEPHSCPQPSSSPGLPPAGAALSAGIHAVHPSPLNSSDPCRLRRLCECDPQCPQRLLPDPHGHDAVQRHPAEPQAQQTDQGAVAAGLSRDNHLLPLSLAPLGPYVGTQACGYGGPSHRGSDSWLDRSSPLNSLVAQTGSCSWAVAWGQDVSDLRSLGLGETALSGRGRWVASGIYLAFINI; from the exons ATGGAGCTGATGTTCGCGGAGTGGGAGGACGGCGAGCGCTTCTCGTTCGAGGATTCCGACCGCTTTGAGGAGGATTCACTCTGTTCGTTCATCTCCGAGGCCGAGAGCCTTTGCCAGAACTGGCGAGGATGGCGCAAACAGTCAGCGGGGCCCAATTCCCCCACTGGAGGCGGTGGCGGAGGTGGCAGTGGCGGTACCAGAATGCGAG ATGGATTGGTAATCCCATTGGTGGAGTTGTCAGCAAAGCAGGTGGCATTTCACATCCCATTTGAAGTGGTGGAAAAAGTTTATCCGCCAGTGCCTGAACAACTCCAACTCCGGATTGCTTTTTGGAGCTTCCCTGAAAATGAAGAGGACATTCG TCTGTATTCATGCCTAGCCAATGGCAGTGCGGATGAGTTCCAGCGAGGGGATCAGCTGTTCCGCATGAGGGCTGTGAAAGATCCACTGCAGATAG GGTTCCATCTGAGTGCTACAGTGGTGCCACCGCAGATGGTCCCCCCCAAAGGGGCCTACAATGTGGCTGTGATGTTTGACCGCTGCCGGGTCACCTCCTGTAGCTGTACCTGTGGCGCTGGGGCCAAATGGTGCACCCATGTCGTGGCCCTCTGTCTCTTCCGCATTCACAAC gCTTCTGCAGTCTGTCTGCGGGCTCCAGTCTCAGAGTCCCTGTCTCGGCTACAAAGGGACCAGCTTCAGAAATTCGCTCAGTACCTTATCAGTGAGCTCCCTCAGCAG ATACTCCCCACAGCTCAGCGGCTCCTAGACGaactcctctcttcccagtcaaCAGCCATCAACACAGTCTGTGGAGCTCCAG ACCCTACAGCAGGGCCCTCAGCTTCAGAGCAGAGCACTTGGTATCTGGATGAGTCAACACTCACTGACAACATAAAGAAGACGTTGCATAAGTTCTGTGGCCCCTCTCCCGTGGTCTTCAG TGATGTAAACTCTATGTATCTGTCTTCCACGGAACCTCCTGCCGCTGCTGAATGGGCATGTCTGTTACGCCCTCTGAGGGGCCGAGAGCCTGAGGGTGTCTGGAACCTGCTCAGCATTGTTCGAGAGATGTTCAAGCGCAGGGACAGCAATGCTGCCCCTCTGCTGGAGATCCTCACTGACCAGTGCCTCACCTATGAACAG ATAACGGGCTGGTGGTACAGTGTGCGCACCTCAGCCTCACACAGCAGCGCCAGTGGTCACACAGGCCGCAGCAATGGGCAGTCAGAGGTAGCAGCCCACGCATGTGCAAGTATGTGTGATGAGATGGTCACACTGTGGAGGCTGGCCGTGCTGGACCCTGCCCTCAGCCCTCAGCG CCGCCGGGAACTGTGCGCTCAGCTGCGTCAGTGGCAGCTGAAGGTCATTGAGAATGTCAAGCGGGGACAGCACAAGAAGACCCTGGAGAGGCTCTTCCCTGGCTTCCGGCCAGCAGTGGAGGCCTGCTACTTTAACTGGGAAGAGGCCTACCCCCTTCCCGGTGTCACCTACAGTGGCACTGACCGGAAGTTGGCCCTGTGCTGGGCCCGGGCTCTGCCTGCTAGGTCCGGAGGCTCTCGATCTGGGGGCCTGGAAGAGTCCCGACCCCGACCTCTTCCTACTGAGCCAGCTGTGAGGCCCAAGGAACCTGGGGCCAAGCGCAAAGGATTGGGTGAGGGGGTCTCCTCACAACGGGGTCCCCGCCGCCTCTCTGCTGAAGGAGGAGATAAGGCTCTGCATAAGATGGGTGCAGGTGGGGGCAAGGCCAAGGTCCTGGGTGCCACCGGCAGCGGGGGCAAGAGCTCGTCAGGCAGTGGGGGCAAACGGCGGCTGAGCAGTGAAGACAGCTCCCTGGAACCAGACCTGGCAGAGATGAGCCTGGACGACAGCAGCCTGGCCCTGGGCGCAGAGGCCAGCACCTTTGGTGGATTTCCTGAGAGTCCCCCTCCCTGTCCTTCGGTTGGCTCCCGAGGACCTTCCACCTTCCTGCCCGAGCCCCCAGATACTTACGAGGAAGATGCTGGTGTGTACTTCTCAGAAGGACCTGAAcctcccacagcctctgctggcCGCCCTAGCCTGCTGCCCGGGGAGGTCTGTGCCCGAGATGACCTGCCTTCCACAGACGACAGTGGCAGTGGGCTCCACAAGACTACAGAAGCGGCTCCTGCAattggagaggaggaggatgactaCCAAGCGTATTACCTGAATGCTCAGGACGGGGCTGGAGGCGAGGAGGAGAAGGCcgagggtggggctggggaggagcaCGACCTGTTTGCTGGGCTGAAGCCACTGGAACAGGAGAGCCGAATGGAG GTGTTATTTGCCTGTGCTGAGGCCCTGCATGCCCATGGCTACAGCAGTGAGGCCTCCCGCCTCACCGTGGAGCTTGCCCAGGACCTGCTAGCCAACCCACCTGACCTCAAG GGCAAGAAAAACAAGGTATCCACAAGCCGTCAGACCTGGGTGGCCACCAACACCCTTACCAAAGCAGCTTTCCTGTTGACCGTGCTCAGTGAGCGCCCAGAGCACCACAACCTGGCCTTTCGAGTTGGCATGTTTGCCTTGGAGCTCCAGCGGCCCCCTGCTTCCACCAAggccttggag GTAAAGTTGGCATATCAGGAATCTGAGGTGGCTGCTCTGCTCAAGAAGATCCCTCTGGGTCCCAGTGAAATGAGTACCATGCGGTGCCGGGCAGAGGAACTCCGGGAGGGCACACTCTGTGACTATCGGCCAGTGCTGCCCCTCATGTTGGCCAGCTTCATCTTTGATGTTCTCTGTGCTCCAG TGGTTTCTCCCACGGGTTCCCGGCCCCCAAGTCGCAACTGGAATAATGAGATGCCTGGAGATGAGGAGCTGGGATTTGAAGCGGCAGTTGCTGCCTTGG GCATGAAGACAACCGTGAGCGAGGCAGAACATCCCCTCCTCTGTGAAGGCACACGCCGGGAGAAGGGTGACCTGGCCTTAGCACTCATGATCACTTACAAGGATGACCAGGCCAAGCTCAAGAAG ATCTTAGACAAACTCTTGGACCGAGAAAGCCAGACACATAAGCCACAGACACTGAGTTCTTTCTACTCATCCAGCCGTCCGGCCACAGCCAACCAGAGATCTCCTTCAAAGCACGGGGCCCCAGCTGCGCCCGGGGCCCTGCAGCCTCTGACTTCAGGCTCGGCAGGGCCTGCTCAGGCAGGGAATGTGACCGGGGCTGGGCCAGGTCCCACTgagggcttcacagagaagagTGTGCCTG AAAGCTCCCCACATTCCCCCTGTGAGGGTCTCCCACCTGAGGCAGCTCTGACCCCACGGCCGGAGGGGAAGGTTCCTAGCCGCCTGGCTCTTGGCAGTCGTGGAGGCTATAATGGTCGAGGCTGGGGCTCCCCAGGGCGGCCCAAAAAGAAGCACACAG GCATGGCCAGCATTGACAGCAGTGCCCCTGAAACTACGTCGGACAGCTCTCCCACCCTAAGCCGAAGGCCGCTTCGAGGGGGCTGGGCCCCTACTTCCTGGGGTCGAGGACAAGATAGTGACAGCATTAGCAGCTCTTCCTCAGACTCCCTGGGCTCCTCATCCTCCAGTGGAAGCCGCCGGGCTAGTGCCAGTGGAGGGGCCCGGGCCAAGACGGTTGAAGTTGGCAG GTGTTACAAGGGCCGCCGCCCTGAGAGTCATGCCCCCCACGTACCCAATCAGCCGTCAGAGGCAGCTGCACACTTCTACTTCGAATTGGCGAAGACAGTTCTGATCAAGGCAGGGGGCAACAGCAGCACCTCCATTTTCACACATCCATCTTCCTCAGGAGGCCATCAGGGTCCTCACCGCAACCTGCACCTTTGCGCCTTTGAGATTGGGCTTTATGCCCTTGGCCTGCACAACTTTGTCTCTCCTAACTGGCTCTCCCGTACCTATTCTTCCCACGTGTCCTGGATTACAG GGCAGGCAATGGAGATCGGCAGTGCAGCCCTGACTATACTGGTGGAATGCTGGGATGGGCATCTGACACCTCCTGAGGTTGCTTCACTGGCTGATAGAGCATCACGGGCACGAGACTCCAACATGGTGAGGGCAGCGGCAGAGCTGGCTCTAAGCTGCCTGCCTCATGCCCATGCCCTGAACCCCAATGAAATTCAACGAGCCTTGGTGCAGTGCAAGGAACAG GATAACCTCATGTTGGAGAAGGCCTGCATGGCAGTGGAAGAGGCAGCCAAGGGTGGGGGTGTATACCCTGAAGTGCTGTTTGAGGTTGCTCACCAGTGGTTCTGGCTCTATGAACAGACCGCAGGCGGCTCATCCACAGCCCGTGAAGGGGCTGCAAGCTGCAGCGGCAGTGGGATGAGggctgctggggaggctgggcGGGGGCTGCCCGAGGGCAGGGGTGCCCCAGGGACTGAACCTGTTACAGTGGCTgcagcagcagtgacagcagcagccacagtggtTCCAGTCATCTCAGTGGGGTCCAGTTTATACCCAGGTCCAGGCCTGGGGCACGGTCACTCCCCGGGCCTGCACCCCTACACTGCTCTCCAGCCTCACCTGCCCTGCAGCCCGCAGTACCTCACTCACCCCGCCCACCCCGCCCACCCCATGCCTCACATGCCCCGGCCTGCCGTCTTCCCTGTGCCCAGCTCTGCATACCCACAG GGTGTGCATCCTGCATTCCTGGGGGCTCAGTACCCCTACTCAGTGACTCCTCCCTCACTTGCTGCCACTGCTGTAACTTTCCCTGTCCCTTCTATGGCTCCCATCACAGTCCATCCCTACCACACAGAGCCAGGGCTCCCACTGCCAACCAGTGTGGCCT TGAGCAGTGTCCACCCGGCATCCACGTTTCCAGCCATCCAGGGTGCCTCACTGCCGGCTCTGACCACGCAGCCCAGCCCTCTGGTAAGCGGAGGTTTTCCACCGCCCGAGGAGgagacacacagccagccagtcagTCCACACAGCCTGCACCACCTGCATGCTGCTTACCGTGTTG GGATGCTGGCACTGGAGATGCTGGGTCGCCGGGCACACAACGATCACCCCAACAACTTCTCCCGCTCCCCCCCCTACACAGACGATGTCAAATGGTTGCTGGGGCTGGCAGCAAAGCTGG GAGATCGTCATGGAGACGCTGCAGCGGCTGAACCCCATTCATGCCCACAACCATCTTCGAGCCCCGGCCTTCCACCAGCTGGTGCAGCGCTGtcagcaggcatacatgcag TACATCCATCACCGCTTAATTCATCTGACCCCTGCCGACTACGACGACTTTGTGAATGCGATCCGCAGTGCCCGCAGCGCCTTCTGCCTGACCCCCATGGGCATGATGCAGTTCAACGACATCCTGCAGAACCTCAAGCGCAGCAAACAGACCAAGGAGCTGTGGCAGCGGGTCTCTCTCGAGATAACCACCTTCTCCCCCTGAGTCTGGCCCCTCTAGGGCCCTATGTAGGGACGCAGGCCTGTGGCTATGGGGGCCCCTCCCACAGAGGGAGTGACTCTTGGCTGGACAGATCATCCCCACTCAATTCcctggtagcccagactggcagcTGCTCTTGGGCTGTAGCTTGGGGCCAAGATGTCTCAGACCTTAGAAGCTTAGGGCTGGGGGAGACAGCCTTGTCTGGGAGAGGGCGTTGGGTGGCCTCTGGTATTTATTtggcatttataaatatataa